One part of the Truepera radiovictrix DSM 17093 genome encodes these proteins:
- a CDS encoding glutaredoxin family protein, producing MYTTSWCGDCVVTKSYLQKFAIPFREINIEADPEAAEFVMKVNGGRRSVPTLVYNGDAASLSGFSRAKLDAFLARHQLRPQRPQSV from the coding sequence ATGTACACCACCTCCTGGTGCGGCGACTGCGTGGTGACCAAGAGCTACCTGCAAAAGTTCGCCATCCCCTTTCGGGAGATCAACATCGAGGCCGACCCGGAAGCCGCCGAGTTCGTCATGAAGGTCAACGGCGGCCGCCGCAGCGTACCGACGCTCGTCTATAACGGCGACGCGGCGAGCCTCTCGGGGTTTAGCCGGGCCAAGCTCGACGCCTTTTTGGCGCGCCACCAACTGCGACCACAGCGACCACAGTCCGTGTAG